TTGATCTTCTGAACAAAAATAAAAAGTCAGAGTAATAAAATTTATTTAACAACTGTACTTACATAAAAAAAATCCCGAATTTTCATTCGGGATTTTTTATTTTATCGTTGATTAAATTAATCTAGTACACTCGTACACTCCAACCTCTCTTAGGGTTTGTATTGGTAGAAACTTCCTGCTCATTAACGATGATATTTTCTTTTCTCTGACCGATGTAATCAAGTTCGCTCAGTTTAGAGAAAATTGTTTCAAGGCTTCTCAGCATCTGCTGAATATAAAGCAATGGTTCACCACAGTTATGATGATCATAATTGGTCTCTGCTACAATAGAAAGCTGGTTCAATAAAGTATGAGGGGCAATCTCACTCCACTCTAAGCTATAGTTCAGCATTTCTTCCAGTTCAGCAGGAACAAGAAGCTGGGTAGAATTATATAAATGAAGGGCTAATCTTGCAAAAGACTCAATCAGAAATACAGGTGGCTGCCAAGGGGTAATATTTCTGAACTGGAAATACATATCTCCAAATGTGTTCACCATTGTACTGCACAGAAACTTAACGTTTTGTGCCAAAGCTGTATTTTGATTTTTATGTGATGTCTTCTGAATAATTTTAAAAGCATACTGCTGAAGATTCCCGATAGACTTTGCATAACTGCTGTAATACTCCACCAAAGCCGGATGACTCTGTACAGAAGTACAAGGCGGAATAAAGTTGGAATCTACCTGCGCAATATTCCCTTTTAAATCTACTTTCCCAATGATAAGGTAATTACCTCCCGAGTAGCTACTGTTTAAAGACGTTACAGGAAGCAATTCAATATGGTGATTCGGCTGTGCACTTGGGTGACGCGGCGGAATTTCCTCAGGGTCAATATCTCCAAACGGGACTTTATCAAAAGGATTTACAGAAATTAAGATATAATATTCCCCATCTGCCTGCTCTTCGTTCATAGATTTTGCCAATGACTTCACGCTGATTCTTCTGTCTGTCAGCTCAATGCGGTATCCTGCCATTGTAACGGCACTGCAACGCTTGATTACCAACTGTACATCATTGGTTGCTGTATTGTGAACATCGAAAATGGTACGGTCCGTAAATTCATTGGAAATAGGCAAAAGCCCATAGTTATATGTAGTAATTCCCAGGGAATTAGAATCTCTGATGGTATCAATTAAGAAATTATCCTGATCATTCAGGTGTCTTTGGGAAACCTTCATCCCATCCACCCAATTGATTGCAAAATGTTTAATAGGCTGTATCATGTTTAATACGTTTTAATTTTTTGTGATTATGATTTTTTTGCGACTCCCTCCTCTTCATGCTGAATAACTCTCTTGCAAATCACTACTTCATTTTCAGAAATACTGTTTGTTGTAATGTCGTGGTCGAAATCTATATATTTTCTAAAGCTGAAAAAAGATTTTTTAGTGTAAAAGATCCAGTAGTAAGGCTCATTTCCTTCGTCTGAAAGATGAATGATAGATCCCGGATTCTTATGATTGTAATCATCCACTACCCTGTAAAACCAATCTCCGAAAGTAACTCCTGTTGGAAGTGTTTTCGCTTTGATTCTGAAACGGTTGGTATCTTCTAATTTTTTGCTCAATTCAACATTCAATACCATTAATCTGTCAAAATCTGCACCCTCGAAATCAGGCAGTTTCTGCTCCGGTGAATATCTCCATGTTTTATAAATATCAAAAGGAATTGTAATAAACTGGATATAACAGTAATAAAAGACCATAGGAACTACAAAGATCAGCATACTTGTTGCCGCCATTACAGCATATCCTGTTCCTTTACTCATCCAGTTAAAGATCAGGGTAAAAAGATAGCCTCCCAGAGCGATACACGTCAATGAAAGTATAGATTCAAACAGAATACTCATTGCCAGAGATTCTATGTGTTTTTTGAAATATTTATGCAATAAATTCACATGAATAATCCCAAAAATAAGGTAAATAACCTGTGCAATGAGATACCAGTACGGATTAAAGAGATTTCCGGCAAATCCAAAAAATCCCGGAATAGCCAGGCATAAACTGCACAGAAGCACGTATATAATAATTACTTTAATTTTTATCGCAGGTTTATTTCTCCGGATTATACCCAGTATAACCATCATAATAATTGCGATTAAAGGCATTAAGATATACCTTAAAAAAATACCTTTTACTGAAGAAATTTCCATTTGTTTCTTTTCGAATTTATACTTTGTTGGTAGTTGTAAATATAATAAAATAATTTAGAGAAATGTAGAGTATCCAAGGCGGCTGGCATTTCTTCCATCATCTTCAAGACTGAATGAATATTCCTCTTTTTCTGTAATAAAATTCTCTTCCACGTCAACAGTTACCGGAAGAAAATAATCATACAGTGACTGAAGCACATTTCTGAAAGGACTTCCCGGAATATATTTCTTCATATCCCCATAAGGAATAGGGCCAATATTTACCACCCAGTTTCTCTGCCCGTCCATATGAGGTCCACTTGGAATATAGGTTACTCCTAATCTTGAATTTCCCAATAACATGGAATTATCATTTTTCTCTATCTCATCAATGATGTTGGGTGAAAAAGTTACGTTTACCGGCACCTGCAGAAAAGCAGTCATACATCTCTCAAACCATTTTTTGTCTCCCCGGATCTGGTGAAAAAATGGCAGAATATGCATGAAAATATAAGCACTCTGCTTATCCAGCATCTTTATCAGAGGCCACAGCTCAGTTACCGTTTCCAGTAAAGAATCCGTATTGCTTGTAATATCAAATTCAGACTCCTTAAGTAAAGCACTGATTTCCGTAAAAAATATCTCCAGTTCAAAAGGACGGAAAAACTTACGGGCATCATCTTCTACCCTTTTCTGTTTGCGGATTTCTCTTACCACAGTATCTACATTCTTTCTGGAAGCTCCAAGAGATGGCGGATGAAATAATCCCTCCGGAAGATAGTCATAAATACCCTCCCTGTAACTCTCTATGGTAAATACTTCCTCATCAAATCCTAAATAACTGCTTGAAATGCTCTTAATATCCTTCAAATAAGCACGGTCGTTCACGCCAACACGCTCAATGAATATATTGCTTACCGCACGGTGGTATTTCAATAGATTAACAGCCACAGCTTCAGCCTTAAAGTCTGTCTGCAGCTTATTGTAATGCATATCTACAATATTAGTCTCATACATAGTGTTTCCTCTGATTATGACTTGTAAAGATAATATATCTCATAAGTTTGAAAAAATATTTTCTAATAATTTTATCCTAAAAATAATAATTTATTGACATTAAAAGGAATAATTTCAAGCAAATTCCGTAAAAATACGGTAAATAGAAGGTTTATTTGTTTTTTAAAATTTTAAATTAACTGTTCAGAATCAGATGATTAAAGGTTAAAAATTCAGGGTTCAAGGTTGGGATTAAGTTTTTTAGGTCTTCCTTATATATAAAGAACTTTATGTCCTGCTATTCTCCTTTTTAGACTCTCCTACTTCTCATCATTTATTTGCCTTCTTCTTCTGAAAAATATAAGTTTCCAAACGTAATATAAAAAGGTCTTTTATTTAGATTAAATTTTATTAATATCATCTTATGGAATAAATTCAGGATAATGCATGC
The window above is part of the Chryseobacterium sp. MA9 genome. Proteins encoded here:
- a CDS encoding TssN family type VI secretion system protein, whose product is MEISSVKGIFLRYILMPLIAIIMMVILGIIRRNKPAIKIKVIIIYVLLCSLCLAIPGFFGFAGNLFNPYWYLIAQVIYLIFGIIHVNLLHKYFKKHIESLAMSILFESILSLTCIALGGYLFTLIFNWMSKGTGYAVMAATSMLIFVVPMVFYYCYIQFITIPFDIYKTWRYSPEQKLPDFEGADFDRLMVLNVELSKKLEDTNRFRIKAKTLPTGVTFGDWFYRVVDDYNHKNPGSIIHLSDEGNEPYYWIFYTKKSFFSFRKYIDFDHDITTNSISENEVVICKRVIQHEEEGVAKKS
- a CDS encoding type VI secretion system baseplate subunit TssG — translated: MYETNIVDMHYNKLQTDFKAEAVAVNLLKYHRAVSNIFIERVGVNDRAYLKDIKSISSSYLGFDEEVFTIESYREGIYDYLPEGLFHPPSLGASRKNVDTVVREIRKQKRVEDDARKFFRPFELEIFFTEISALLKESEFDITSNTDSLLETVTELWPLIKMLDKQSAYIFMHILPFFHQIRGDKKWFERCMTAFLQVPVNVTFSPNIIDEIEKNDNSMLLGNSRLGVTYIPSGPHMDGQRNWVVNIGPIPYGDMKKYIPGSPFRNVLQSLYDYFLPVTVDVEENFITEKEEYSFSLEDDGRNASRLGYSTFL